In a single window of the Natronosalvus caseinilyticus genome:
- a CDS encoding ComEC/Rec2 family competence protein translates to MRPARLLLLMLVAVVLVTGGCLDFGTSTGPRDVDGGDGDDGDELGDGGDTDDSDDTDDGDDHSNDGETERNAGTLEIHHIDVGQADATLLIEPSGETMLVDSGDWRDDGESVIAYLEEQGIDRVDHLVATHAHADHIGGHAAVIEHVETNGDGVGAVYDSGVVSTSQTYERYLDAVEEHDVKLLAVREGDAVDFGEAKIEFYNPPAEGPDDEDGLNDNSIVLTVTYGDVSYLTTGDAERAVESRLVERHGNDLEAEIYQAGHHGSSTSSSSALLDVVDPDVTVVSAPLESQYGHPHDEVLAAFGERGVETYWTGVHGHVVVTTDGESVAVQAERSGPTNGYVLLEEFSSEEEATEETRETERLPRRVTGFPTEAISLP, encoded by the coding sequence GTGCGACCCGCTCGTCTCCTGCTTTTGATGCTCGTCGCCGTCGTGCTCGTTACCGGCGGCTGTCTCGACTTCGGGACGTCGACGGGTCCTCGAGACGTCGATGGTGGAGACGGTGACGACGGCGACGAACTCGGCGATGGTGGCGATACTGACGACAGTGATGACACTGACGACGGCGACGACCACTCCAACGACGGCGAAACGGAGCGGAATGCGGGCACACTCGAGATCCACCACATCGACGTGGGACAGGCCGACGCGACCCTGCTGATCGAGCCCTCGGGGGAGACGATGCTCGTCGACAGCGGCGACTGGCGAGACGACGGCGAGTCGGTCATCGCCTACCTCGAGGAGCAGGGAATCGACCGCGTCGACCACCTCGTCGCGACCCACGCCCACGCCGATCACATCGGCGGCCACGCCGCGGTGATCGAGCACGTCGAGACGAACGGCGACGGCGTCGGCGCCGTCTACGACTCCGGCGTCGTCTCGACGAGCCAGACCTACGAGCGCTACCTGGACGCCGTGGAGGAACACGATGTGAAACTCCTAGCGGTTCGAGAAGGAGACGCCGTCGACTTCGGCGAGGCGAAAATCGAGTTCTACAACCCGCCTGCCGAGGGCCCGGACGACGAGGACGGGCTCAACGACAACAGCATCGTCTTGACGGTGACCTACGGCGACGTCTCTTACCTGACGACCGGCGACGCCGAACGCGCGGTCGAGTCGCGCCTGGTCGAGCGCCACGGCAACGACCTCGAGGCGGAGATTTATCAGGCGGGTCACCACGGGTCGTCGACCAGCTCGTCGTCAGCGCTTCTCGACGTGGTCGATCCCGACGTGACGGTCGTCTCGGCTCCCCTCGAGAGCCAGTACGGCCACCCGCACGACGAGGTGCTCGCGGCCTTCGGCGAACGTGGAGTCGAGACGTACTGGACGGGCGTCCACGGACACGTGGTCGTCACCACGGACGGTGAGTCGGTCGCGGTCCAGGCGGAGCGGTCGGGACCGACAAACGGGTACGTACTCCTCGAGGAGTTCTCGAGCGAGGAGGAAGCGACCGAGGAAACGAGGGAAACCGAGCGATTGCCGCGACGCGTAACCGGATTCCCGACGGAGGCGATATCACTCCCATGA
- a CDS encoding ferredoxin, with protein sequence MSDGREETAETDGANGSDDRPRPSDVGSSDGPPIEDKPYKIIFEANRCFGAGKCAEVSDNWEMDLQTGLARANSYFIGENDLEDNVRAAEVCPAKKDQGCIHVIDRRTDEEIAPNPHGDGTLSVDW encoded by the coding sequence ATGAGCGACGGACGCGAAGAGACCGCTGAAACCGACGGGGCCAATGGAAGCGACGATCGCCCACGCCCCAGCGACGTCGGCTCGAGCGACGGGCCGCCAATCGAGGACAAGCCCTACAAGATCATCTTTGAGGCGAACAGGTGCTTCGGCGCGGGCAAGTGCGCCGAGGTGAGCGACAACTGGGAGATGGACCTCCAGACGGGCCTCGCGAGGGCGAACTCGTACTTCATCGGCGAGAACGACCTCGAGGACAACGTCCGTGCGGCCGAGGTCTGCCCGGCGAAGAAAGACCAGGGCTGTATCCACGTGATCGATCGGCGGACGGACGAGGAGATCGCGCCGAATCCACACGGCGACGGCACGCTGAGCGTCGACTGGTAG
- a CDS encoding peptidylprolyl isomerase: MANPTATLHTSEGDITVELFEERAPRTVGNFIGLATGEREWTDPETDERVTDEPLYDDVPFHRVIEGFMIQGGDPTGTGRGGPGYTFDDEFHDDLTHDSPGTLSMSNAGPNTNGSQFFITLDATPHLDGRHSVFGEVTDGMDVVREIGSVETDGNDKPKRDIVLESVSVDR; encoded by the coding sequence ATGGCAAATCCAACAGCGACGCTTCACACGAGCGAGGGCGACATCACCGTCGAACTGTTCGAAGAGCGAGCGCCTCGAACGGTCGGGAACTTCATCGGCCTCGCGACGGGCGAGCGCGAGTGGACCGACCCGGAGACCGACGAGCGCGTCACCGACGAACCGCTGTACGACGACGTCCCCTTCCACCGCGTTATCGAGGGGTTCATGATCCAGGGTGGCGACCCGACCGGCACCGGCCGCGGCGGCCCCGGCTACACCTTCGACGACGAGTTCCACGACGATCTCACCCACGACAGCCCCGGCACCCTCTCGATGTCCAACGCCGGCCCGAACACGAACGGCTCGCAGTTCTTCATCACCCTCGACGCAACGCCACACCTCGACGGCCGTCACTCCGTTTTCGGCGAAGTGACCGACGGGATGGACGTCGTCCGTGAGATCGGTTCCGTGGAAACCGATGGGAACGACAAACCAAAACGCGACATCGTTCTCGAGTCGGTGTCCGTCGATCGGTAG
- a CDS encoding anthranilate phosphoribosyltransferase, whose translation MAQATQDFGEWPLKRLMTEIVGSGPKSADDMTREQAREAFRRILADEPDSTTLGAFWLANRWKKNTPEELAAFTDVMREESVVTAEPDCDPVDCGANYDGKHTTAVLGVAAGIVAAAAGTPVVTHSGDRVPTQKATAYKHVLDELGVRTKLEPDESAEMVDETGFGFYYQPTFNPGIHALYDRRDQMGVRTFVNTIETVANPANADVHLGSFYHLAFAKKTCDLVAESEALEFSHVVMFQGMEGYDDIRPGYTKVADWRAGEFDDFEIETAEYGMEMENDDLAVDDVDADSAAITEEVLAGERDDHFADAVALNAAFRMFARDDVEDLEDGLERARAVVEDGSAAAVLEDLRAF comes from the coding sequence ATGGCCCAGGCTACCCAGGACTTCGGCGAGTGGCCGCTGAAACGCCTGATGACCGAAATCGTCGGCTCAGGTCCCAAATCCGCCGACGACATGACCCGCGAGCAGGCTCGAGAGGCGTTCCGCCGGATTCTCGCCGACGAACCCGACTCGACCACGCTGGGGGCGTTCTGGCTGGCGAATCGCTGGAAGAAGAACACACCCGAGGAACTGGCAGCCTTCACCGACGTCATGCGCGAGGAGAGCGTCGTGACGGCCGAACCCGACTGCGACCCCGTCGACTGCGGGGCGAACTACGACGGCAAGCACACTACGGCCGTCCTCGGCGTGGCCGCCGGTATCGTCGCCGCCGCCGCCGGCACCCCGGTCGTGACTCACTCCGGCGACCGCGTCCCCACCCAGAAGGCGACGGCGTACAAACACGTCCTCGACGAACTGGGCGTCCGGACGAAGCTCGAGCCCGACGAGTCGGCCGAGATGGTCGACGAAACCGGCTTCGGCTTCTACTACCAGCCGACCTTCAACCCCGGCATCCACGCGCTGTACGACCGACGCGACCAGATGGGCGTTCGCACGTTCGTCAACACCATCGAGACCGTCGCCAACCCGGCCAACGCCGACGTCCACCTCGGCTCGTTCTACCACCTGGCGTTCGCGAAGAAGACGTGCGACCTGGTCGCCGAGAGCGAGGCGCTCGAATTCTCCCACGTCGTCATGTTCCAGGGAATGGAGGGCTACGACGACATCCGCCCCGGGTACACGAAAGTCGCCGACTGGCGAGCCGGCGAGTTCGACGACTTCGAAATCGAAACCGCCGAGTACGGCATGGAGATGGAGAACGACGACCTCGCCGTCGACGACGTCGACGCCGACTCCGCGGCGATCACCGAAGAGGTTCTCGCCGGCGAGCGCGACGACCACTTCGCCGACGCCGTCGCGCTCAACGCCGCGTTCCGGATGTTCGCCCGCGACGACGTCGAGGACCTCGAGGACGGCCTCGAGCGCGCCCGCGCAGTCGTCGAGGACGGGAGCGCGGCGGCGGTGCTCGAGGACCTGCGCGCGTTCTGA
- a CDS encoding pyridoxamine 5'-phosphate oxidase family protein: MSRIEVAELEEAERTSVLGTGGTGVLSFSIEGDEPPRTVLVSYGYDPVESTFYFRLATSPEHPPETLDGHAVSFVTYDADDEWWSVVAKGRLEDIEREDVGTDALEGLDRVEIPLIDIFGTHPREIDFAFCRLEPTAFTGRRVLSTAP; the protein is encoded by the coding sequence ATGTCTCGCATCGAAGTTGCCGAACTCGAGGAGGCCGAACGGACGTCGGTACTCGGCACCGGCGGTACGGGCGTGCTGTCGTTTTCGATCGAGGGTGACGAACCGCCACGTACCGTCCTAGTCTCGTACGGCTACGATCCCGTCGAGTCGACCTTTTACTTCCGGCTGGCGACCTCACCAGAGCACCCACCCGAGACGCTCGACGGCCACGCCGTCTCGTTCGTCACCTACGACGCCGACGACGAGTGGTGGAGCGTCGTCGCGAAGGGCCGCCTCGAGGACATCGAACGCGAGGACGTCGGGACCGACGCCCTCGAGGGCCTCGACCGCGTCGAGATACCGCTGATCGACATCTTCGGGACTCATCCCCGAGAGATTGATTTCGCGTTCTGCCGCCTCGAGCCGACGGCGTTCACGGGTCGCCGGGTGTTGAGCACGGCGCCGTGA
- a CDS encoding DUF5694 domain-containing protein yields the protein MITPWPTPESHQVEVMILGSYHMDNPGLDSVNIDADDVLTPTRQAELRALVERLSDWQPDGIALERPFDSIEAVNERYDEYRIGERQYDREERFSSPHSMRDGTTTECRSEVVQIGFRLADALGHDRVRAVDEHPDRSRYADDPFWERAVESDRKTATELPSPDAVVDQWGRQLAENTIPAYLAWLNHESQLRFNHDHMFDSGIRSTGDGFGSPLALVNWYDRNLRMVHHCWRTLNAGDERLLFIVGNGHVRVLRHLFEEAPMFCPVSPLEYLPTHTRETRKR from the coding sequence ATGATAACACCGTGGCCGACGCCCGAGTCACACCAGGTCGAGGTGATGATACTCGGGAGCTACCACATGGACAACCCTGGGCTCGATTCGGTGAATATCGATGCCGACGACGTCCTCACACCCACTCGGCAGGCCGAGTTGCGAGCGCTGGTCGAGCGACTCTCCGACTGGCAACCCGACGGGATTGCGCTCGAGCGTCCCTTCGACAGCATTGAGGCCGTGAACGAACGGTACGACGAGTACCGAATCGGGGAGCGCCAGTACGATCGTGAAGAACGATTTTCCTCACCGCATTCGATGCGTGATGGCACGACGACCGAGTGTCGAAGTGAGGTCGTCCAGATCGGGTTTCGCCTCGCGGACGCGCTCGGTCACGATCGGGTTCGCGCGGTCGATGAACACCCTGATCGATCGCGATACGCGGACGACCCCTTCTGGGAACGGGCGGTCGAGAGCGACCGGAAAACGGCGACCGAACTACCGTCACCCGACGCAGTCGTCGATCAGTGGGGACGACAGCTCGCCGAGAACACGATTCCCGCCTATCTTGCGTGGCTCAATCACGAGTCACAGCTTCGGTTCAACCACGATCACATGTTCGACAGCGGCATCCGCTCGACGGGTGATGGGTTCGGCTCGCCGCTCGCGCTGGTAAACTGGTACGATCGGAATCTGCGAATGGTGCATCACTGTTGGCGGACGCTGAACGCAGGCGACGAGCGACTCCTCTTCATCGTCGGGAACGGCCACGTCCGCGTCCTCCGTCATCTGTTCGAGGAAGCACCGATGTTCTGTCCAGTGTCGCCACTCGAGTACCTCCCAACCCACACTCGAGAAACCCGAAAGCGATAG
- a CDS encoding Lrp/AsnC family transcriptional regulator: MSSTRSAADDWRETIDETDAAIIDGYQSGFPIAERPFRVVGDALEIDEDEALERVRRLREAGIFRRFGAVLNPPVIGSSTLAAVKAPENRFDEIAEVINGYQQVNHNYARDHEWNMWFVVTAGSRETRDRILEEIEERTGCTVLVLPMLTDYYIDLEFPVVNADSFARESLEDGTDASATRISEDAAGDLSAFDASLLLAIQDGFPLSRTPYGDIADELAVDLDREVPVKEVLEAVERLQDEGCIKRIGCIVNHVVTGFDANCMVVWDVPDDRLDEWGERAGSLPYVTLCYHRPRRPDLEWPYNLFTMIHGRDQSAVDAKIDELAGEYLPVTHERLYSTETLKQTGAQYEALVETS, translated from the coding sequence ATGAGTTCCACTCGATCGGCCGCGGACGACTGGCGCGAGACGATCGACGAGACGGACGCCGCCATTATCGACGGCTACCAGAGCGGGTTTCCGATCGCCGAGCGCCCCTTCCGCGTCGTCGGCGACGCCCTCGAGATCGACGAGGACGAGGCCCTCGAGCGCGTCCGACGACTACGTGAGGCCGGCATCTTCCGTCGCTTCGGCGCCGTCCTCAACCCGCCCGTGATCGGGTCGTCGACGCTCGCGGCCGTCAAGGCGCCCGAGAATCGATTCGACGAAATTGCCGAGGTGATCAACGGCTACCAACAGGTCAATCACAACTACGCCCGCGACCACGAGTGGAACATGTGGTTCGTCGTCACCGCCGGCTCCCGGGAGACACGGGACCGCATCCTCGAGGAAATCGAGGAGCGGACCGGCTGCACTGTGTTAGTGCTCCCGATGCTAACGGACTACTACATCGACCTCGAGTTCCCCGTGGTGAACGCGGACAGTTTTGCGCGGGAGAGCCTCGAGGACGGCACCGACGCCTCCGCTACTCGTATCAGCGAGGACGCCGCGGGCGACCTCTCGGCGTTCGACGCCTCGCTCTTGCTCGCGATCCAGGACGGGTTCCCGCTCTCGAGGACGCCCTACGGTGATATCGCAGACGAACTCGCGGTCGACCTCGACCGCGAGGTCCCCGTCAAGGAGGTGCTCGAAGCGGTCGAACGGCTGCAGGACGAGGGCTGCATCAAGCGCATCGGCTGCATCGTCAACCACGTCGTCACCGGCTTCGACGCCAACTGCATGGTCGTCTGGGACGTCCCCGACGACCGGCTAGACGAGTGGGGCGAGCGCGCCGGTTCGCTGCCCTACGTGACCCTGTGTTACCACCGACCGCGGCGACCCGACCTCGAGTGGCCTTACAACCTGTTCACGATGATCCACGGGCGGGATCAGTCGGCGGTGGATGCCAAGATCGACGAACTCGCCGGGGAGTACCTGCCGGTCACCCACGAGCGTCTGTACTCGACGGAGACGTTGAAACAGACGGGAGCGCAGTACGAGGCGTTAGTCGAGACGTCCTGA
- a CDS encoding threonine synthase yields the protein MDTTDAFVGLECIDCGASFDAETGTHRCPDCDGILDPTYDYDAVDLDRETLEARPFDSMWRYEELLPFTRESAVTMDEGATPLVDCAKLADELGVGRVLIKDEGRNPTGTFKDRGQTLAMTAANQHGATDVALASAGNAGQSAAAYAGRADIDSHVFLPSRAGFTTKAMVNVHGGDMTVVGGRIGDAGAAYADAMAEHDDWYSVKTFVTPYRHEGKKTMLYEIAEQLEWAVPDAIVYPTGGGVGLVGMYKAAEEFRDLGLIDDVPALYAAQATGCQPIVEAFEQGRERHDPVEYPDTICGGIEIPDPGASPWILEALRESGGGAVATDDDAILEAAVAVAKGEGLEMAPTCAAAASGAWELGERGAFDDDATVVILNTGTGNKDADVLRSHLMGQGV from the coding sequence ATGGACACCACGGACGCGTTCGTCGGCCTCGAGTGCATCGACTGCGGAGCGTCGTTCGACGCCGAAACCGGCACCCATCGCTGTCCCGACTGTGACGGCATCCTCGACCCGACCTACGACTACGACGCGGTCGACCTCGACCGGGAGACCCTCGAGGCTCGCCCGTTCGACTCGATGTGGCGCTACGAGGAACTGCTTCCCTTCACCCGCGAGTCGGCGGTGACGATGGACGAGGGCGCGACGCCGCTGGTCGACTGTGCGAAACTCGCCGACGAACTCGGCGTCGGGCGCGTCCTGATCAAAGACGAGGGTCGGAACCCGACGGGGACGTTCAAGGACCGCGGTCAGACGCTCGCGATGACGGCCGCGAACCAGCACGGCGCGACCGACGTCGCGTTGGCGTCTGCGGGAAACGCCGGTCAGTCTGCTGCGGCCTACGCCGGCCGCGCCGACATCGACTCGCACGTGTTCCTCCCGTCTCGAGCCGGGTTCACGACCAAGGCGATGGTGAACGTCCACGGCGGCGACATGACCGTCGTCGGCGGGCGAATCGGCGACGCAGGCGCGGCCTACGCGGACGCGATGGCCGAACACGACGACTGGTACTCGGTGAAGACGTTCGTGACGCCCTACCGCCACGAGGGCAAGAAGACGATGCTGTACGAGATCGCCGAGCAACTCGAGTGGGCGGTCCCCGACGCCATCGTCTACCCGACCGGCGGCGGCGTCGGCCTCGTGGGAATGTACAAGGCGGCCGAAGAGTTCCGCGACCTGGGGCTGATCGACGACGTGCCGGCGCTGTACGCCGCGCAGGCGACGGGCTGTCAGCCTATCGTCGAGGCCTTCGAGCAGGGTCGCGAGCGCCACGACCCCGTCGAGTATCCCGACACCATCTGCGGTGGCATCGAGATCCCCGACCCCGGCGCCAGCCCGTGGATCCTCGAGGCTCTGCGCGAAAGCGGTGGCGGCGCGGTCGCAACCGACGACGACGCGATCCTCGAGGCGGCCGTCGCCGTCGCCAAGGGCGAGGGCCTCGAGATGGCGCCGACCTGCGCGGCGGCGGCCAGCGGAGCCTGGGAGCTGGGCGAGCGTGGAGCGTTCGACGACGACGCGACGGTCGTGATCCTCAACACCGGAACTGGAAACAAGGACGCCGACGTGCTGCGCAGTCACCTGATGGGGCAGGGCGTTTGA
- a CDS encoding NAD(P)/FAD-dependent oxidoreductase, with protein MTRTASVVVVGGGLAGLVTARTLARDGFDVTLYERRGAVGGRVRTTERDGYRLDRGFQVLFTAYPAVRAELDLPALDLREFAPGAVIARDGRRSTLSDPFRDPEGVPETLCNSDVTLTDKLGILRLRHQFAGRDPDQIFEGPDATIDQYLRDQGFSDRFIDNFAAPFYGGITLDRSLSTSKRIFEYTFRALAAGSIAVPAKGMGRIPEQLAASAESEGVAIETDTTVTAVDATDGGATCTLEPAGRRREETVDVDAVVVATDPPTARELTGVESIPTTSKGCVTQYYTLPGWTDLETGKRLLLNADDGSGPNQIVPHSAVAPAYAPNGSTLLGATYLGQLEDDVDDEALAGRTRRALESWYPDRRFDDLETVHTERIPFAQFAQPPGIHDELPGPRAPNGRCYLAGEYTRWSSIQGALESGRRAALAVRVDLEG; from the coding sequence ATGACACGAACGGCGTCGGTGGTCGTCGTCGGCGGCGGCCTCGCAGGACTCGTCACCGCACGCACGCTCGCGAGGGACGGCTTCGACGTGACGCTGTACGAGCGACGCGGCGCCGTCGGCGGTCGCGTTCGAACGACCGAACGCGACGGCTACCGACTCGACCGCGGCTTCCAGGTGCTCTTTACCGCCTACCCCGCCGTCCGCGCGGAACTCGACCTTCCCGCCCTGGACCTTCGCGAGTTCGCCCCCGGCGCGGTCATCGCTCGAGACGGTCGTCGGTCGACGCTCTCGGATCCGTTTCGCGACCCTGAAGGGGTACCCGAGACGCTGTGTAACTCCGACGTCACGCTCACGGACAAACTGGGGATCCTCCGACTCCGCCACCAGTTCGCCGGGCGAGATCCCGACCAGATCTTCGAGGGTCCCGACGCGACCATCGACCAGTACCTGCGGGATCAAGGATTTTCGGATCGGTTCATCGACAACTTCGCCGCCCCGTTCTACGGCGGGATTACCCTCGATCGAAGCCTCTCGACCTCGAAGCGAATCTTCGAGTACACCTTCCGGGCCCTCGCGGCGGGATCGATCGCCGTTCCCGCGAAGGGGATGGGACGGATCCCAGAGCAACTGGCCGCGAGCGCTGAATCCGAGGGGGTGGCGATCGAAACGGACACCACCGTGACGGCCGTCGACGCGACCGATGGCGGTGCCACCTGTACGCTCGAGCCAGCGGGTCGCAGACGCGAGGAAACCGTCGACGTCGACGCTGTGGTCGTCGCTACCGACCCGCCGACGGCCCGAGAACTGACCGGCGTCGAGTCGATCCCCACGACCAGCAAGGGCTGTGTCACCCAGTACTACACGCTTCCTGGATGGACCGACCTCGAGACCGGCAAACGATTGCTCCTCAACGCCGACGACGGTTCGGGGCCGAATCAGATCGTTCCCCACAGCGCGGTCGCACCCGCCTACGCGCCCAACGGCTCGACGCTCCTAGGCGCGACCTACCTCGGTCAGCTCGAAGACGACGTCGACGACGAGGCGCTCGCCGGTCGAACCCGGCGGGCGCTCGAGTCGTGGTACCCCGATCGGCGATTCGACGACCTCGAGACGGTCCACACCGAACGCATCCCCTTCGCCCAGTTCGCCCAGCCACCTGGCATCCACGACGAGTTGCCGGGCCCGCGCGCTCCCAACGGGCGCTGCTATCTGGCGGGCGAGTACACCCGGTGGTCGTCGATTCAGGGGGCGCTCGAGAGCGGGCGGCGAGCGGCGCTCGCGGTTCGCGTCGATCTCGAGGGGTGA
- a CDS encoding metallophosphoesterase, which translates to MAGTFPDSARVDAPVEFLERAVFVPGANALVLSDLHVGKAAASRVEAPIDDGGDVIDRLERLLGRVDAETVVVAGDLLHSFSTVPRGADWTVTRLERVVAEAGSELVVTPGNHDKMLEAVYDGHAPDAYVLADGETLVCHGHERPDLETFDANPESDDHQALESSSLERVVIGHDHPALSVGGRKLPCFLYARDVWRGLDVLMLPAFTRSASGVTINRARGTDLQSPVICPLDPFHPVIRDEAADETRWFPPLEACRHLL; encoded by the coding sequence ATGGCCGGCACTTTTCCCGACTCCGCTCGAGTGGACGCCCCCGTCGAGTTCCTCGAGCGTGCCGTCTTCGTCCCGGGAGCCAACGCGCTCGTCCTCTCGGACCTCCACGTCGGGAAGGCGGCGGCTTCTCGGGTCGAGGCACCGATCGACGACGGCGGCGACGTGATCGACCGCCTCGAGCGCCTGCTCGGTCGCGTCGACGCCGAAACGGTCGTCGTCGCTGGCGACCTCCTGCACTCGTTTTCGACCGTACCCCGTGGGGCCGACTGGACCGTCACCCGCCTCGAGCGGGTCGTTGCCGAGGCCGGTAGCGAACTGGTGGTCACCCCCGGAAATCACGACAAGATGCTCGAGGCGGTCTACGACGGACACGCTCCCGACGCGTACGTGCTGGCCGACGGCGAGACGCTGGTCTGCCACGGGCACGAGCGGCCGGACCTCGAGACGTTCGACGCGAATCCCGAGAGCGACGATCATCAGGCACTCGAATCTTCGAGCCTCGAGCGAGTCGTCATTGGCCACGACCACCCGGCGCTCTCGGTCGGCGGACGGAAGCTTCCTTGCTTTCTCTATGCGCGCGACGTCTGGCGCGGACTCGACGTCTTGATGCTCCCGGCGTTCACCCGGAGCGCGTCGGGCGTGACGATCAACCGGGCCCGAGGAACCGACCTGCAGTCGCCCGTGATTTGCCCGCTCGACCCGTTCCATCCCGTGATTCGCGACGAGGCCGCCGACGAAACGCGCTGGTTTCCGCCGCTCGAGGCGTGTCGGCATCTGTTGTAG
- the artA gene encoding archaeosortase A, which yields MSSPPVTALPAAVGSFGATDALAWVAIGAFVLALALQWQAHEDAARYLAAGAWVVFGVFWLTMVPYYYGEAQSPIQTMLSLAALPLCAYTGYLLYRGRTSLFVLTKAVAFMGIIYLPVETIPFARTWLIETTAAQTHYGMELLGHSPGLNEGANGYESRFDFDPDETVTGRTTYIVLACTGIGSMAIFGGLIAAVKAPLRRKATAFALAIGVIWFLNLIRNVFIGLASPFGWFQYDPLIYITTTYMGSPADRTSFLVAHNFVAQSLSIVALVGITYLVIRILPEVVEPLEEALFVLTGTEYDLADALGKPDPAGEQLTPPSDD from the coding sequence ATGTCCTCCCCGCCCGTAACGGCCCTGCCAGCGGCCGTAGGGTCGTTCGGCGCCACCGACGCGCTGGCGTGGGTCGCGATCGGCGCCTTCGTTCTCGCACTTGCCCTCCAGTGGCAGGCCCACGAGGACGCCGCCCGCTACCTGGCTGCCGGTGCCTGGGTCGTCTTCGGCGTCTTCTGGCTGACGATGGTTCCCTACTACTACGGCGAGGCCCAGAGCCCGATTCAGACCATGTTGAGCCTCGCTGCCCTCCCGCTGTGTGCGTACACGGGGTATCTCCTGTACCGGGGCCGAACGTCCCTGTTCGTGCTCACGAAGGCGGTCGCCTTCATGGGAATCATCTACCTCCCGGTCGAGACGATTCCGTTCGCCCGGACCTGGCTCATCGAGACGACGGCCGCTCAGACCCACTACGGGATGGAACTGCTCGGCCACAGCCCGGGCCTCAACGAGGGTGCGAACGGCTACGAGAGTCGCTTCGACTTCGACCCCGACGAGACGGTGACGGGGCGAACGACCTACATCGTGCTCGCGTGTACCGGCATCGGGAGTATGGCGATCTTCGGCGGATTGATCGCCGCCGTGAAGGCGCCGCTCCGGCGAAAGGCCACCGCGTTCGCGCTCGCCATCGGCGTCATCTGGTTCCTGAACCTGATCCGAAACGTCTTCATCGGTCTCGCCTCGCCGTTCGGCTGGTTCCAGTACGACCCGCTGATCTACATTACGACGACGTACATGGGGTCGCCTGCCGACCGGACGTCGTTCCTCGTCGCCCACAACTTCGTCGCCCAGTCGCTGTCGATCGTCGCCCTCGTCGGGATCACCTACCTCGTGATCCGCATCCTCCCGGAGGTCGTGGAACCGCTCGAGGAGGCGCTGTTCGTCCTCACCGGGACCGAGTACGACCTCGCCGACGCCCTCGGCAAGCCCGACCCCGCGGGCGAGCAACTCACGCCCCCGAGCGACGATTGA
- a CDS encoding MarR family transcriptional regulator, giving the protein MVDVLDNKRAATRFRILVEIAERQPAVSQGEIAAEVGVTSQAVSEYIRDLVEDGFVEKEGRSRYRVTNEGVDWVFQAAGDVRRFADHVTEDVLGAMGEDAAIASADLEAGDPVSLTVEDGLLHAAPGEAGPATGVATTDAAAGSDVGVTSFEGVIDLEPGSVTVWQVPPVRAGGSQSANFEAIADGCADAELVLATGVEAIVALREADVEPATTFAVGAVAADAAERGLEVAVVATTDAVGRVTDVLRDGDVAYEVLEG; this is encoded by the coding sequence ATGGTCGACGTCCTCGACAACAAACGCGCCGCGACGCGGTTTCGAATCCTCGTCGAGATCGCCGAACGGCAACCGGCCGTCAGCCAGGGCGAGATCGCCGCGGAGGTCGGCGTCACCAGCCAGGCCGTCAGCGAGTACATCCGCGACCTCGTCGAGGACGGCTTCGTCGAGAAGGAGGGACGCTCTCGCTACCGCGTCACGAACGAGGGCGTCGACTGGGTCTTCCAGGCCGCCGGCGACGTCCGCCGATTCGCCGACCACGTCACCGAGGACGTCCTCGGCGCCATGGGCGAGGACGCCGCCATCGCGAGTGCCGACCTCGAGGCTGGCGACCCCGTCTCGCTCACCGTCGAGGACGGCCTCCTCCACGCAGCCCCCGGCGAGGCCGGCCCCGCAACCGGCGTCGCCACTACTGACGCCGCTGCCGGATCGGACGTCGGCGTCACGAGTTTCGAGGGCGTCATCGACCTCGAGCCCGGTTCCGTGACGGTCTGGCAAGTCCCGCCGGTCCGCGCGGGCGGCAGCCAGTCGGCCAACTTCGAGGCCATCGCGGACGGTTGTGCCGACGCTGAGCTGGTACTGGCGACGGGCGTCGAAGCCATCGTGGCCCTCCGCGAGGCCGACGTCGAACCGGCGACCACGTTCGCCGTCGGGGCCGTCGCCGCCGACGCCGCCGAACGCGGCCTCGAGGTCGCCGTCGTCGCCACTACCGACGCCGTCGGGCGAGTCACCGACGTGCTCAGAGACGGCGACGTGGCCTACGAAGTGCTCGAGGGGTAG